The Corynebacterium jeddahense genome has a window encoding:
- a CDS encoding hydrogen peroxide-inducible genes activator: protein MGNREYKPTLAQLRTFVTVAEQKHFVSAANMLGISQPSASQALAALETGLGIQLIERSTRRVIVTPAGEELLPYAKATLEAADAFSAHARGTGDALSGPLTIGVIPTVAPYLLPALLTRLHDAYPQLEPRIVENQTEHLLQQLRDGTLDLAIMATPTLATGVTELPLYDEEFVAVVPAEHPLAGASALPLEALREMELLLLDDGHCLRDQIVELCTLAEVRRTPGAQSVTRAASLTTIVQLVVAGLGTTLVPLSAVAAECARPGLAVATFADGVDAKRTVGLVMRASSRRRSEYEQLGELVAEAYRDAAESGAALLPR from the coding sequence ATGGGCAATCGAGAGTATAAACCGACACTCGCGCAACTGCGGACCTTCGTCACCGTCGCGGAGCAGAAGCACTTCGTTTCGGCGGCGAACATGCTGGGGATCTCGCAGCCGTCGGCCTCCCAGGCGCTCGCCGCACTGGAGACGGGCTTGGGCATCCAGCTCATCGAGCGCTCCACGCGCCGAGTCATTGTCACCCCCGCCGGCGAGGAGCTCCTCCCCTACGCCAAGGCGACGCTCGAGGCCGCCGACGCGTTTTCCGCCCACGCCCGCGGCACGGGCGACGCCCTCTCCGGCCCGCTCACCATCGGCGTCATCCCCACGGTCGCGCCGTACCTCTTACCCGCGCTGCTCACCCGGCTGCACGACGCGTACCCGCAGCTCGAGCCCCGCATCGTGGAGAACCAGACGGAGCACCTCCTGCAGCAGCTGCGCGACGGGACGCTCGACCTCGCCATCATGGCCACCCCGACGCTCGCGACCGGCGTGACGGAGCTGCCCCTTTACGACGAGGAGTTCGTCGCCGTCGTGCCGGCCGAGCACCCCCTCGCCGGTGCGAGCGCGTTGCCGCTCGAGGCGCTGCGCGAGATGGAGTTGCTCTTGCTTGACGACGGGCACTGCCTGCGCGACCAGATCGTCGAACTGTGCACCCTGGCCGAGGTGCGCCGCACCCCCGGCGCGCAGTCGGTCACCCGCGCGGCGTCGCTGACCACCATCGTGCAGCTCGTCGTGGCCGGCCTCGGGACGACGCTCGTGCCGCTGTCCGCGGTGGCGGCGGAATGCGCCCGCCCGGGCCTCGCGGTGGCGACGTTCGCGGACGGCGTGGACGCGAAGCGCACCGTCGGCCTCGTCATGCGGGCGTCCTCGCGCCGGCGCTCCGAGTACGAGCAGCTCGGCGAACTCGTCGCCGAGGCCTACCGCGACGCCGCGGAATCGGGGGCGGCGCTGCTGCCGCGGTAG
- a CDS encoding peroxiredoxin produces MPIMTVGERFPEFDLVALKGGNLKEANAASPDDYFERVSLDKYEGKWKIVFFYPKDFTFVCPTEIAAFGKLNEEFEDRDTQVLGGSTDNEYSHFNWRATHEDLLNIPFPMFADVRHDLIRALGVENADGVCDRATFIIDPDGIIQFVSVTPDAVGRNVDEVLRVLDALQSEEVCACDWQKNDPTKNIDKMAVVQESLK; encoded by the coding sequence ATGCCGATCATGACCGTTGGGGAGCGCTTCCCGGAGTTCGACCTCGTCGCCCTGAAGGGCGGCAACCTCAAGGAAGCGAACGCCGCTTCCCCGGACGACTACTTCGAGCGCGTCTCCCTGGACAAGTACGAAGGCAAGTGGAAGATCGTCTTCTTCTACCCGAAGGACTTCACGTTCGTCTGCCCGACTGAGATCGCCGCGTTCGGCAAGCTCAACGAGGAGTTCGAGGACCGCGACACGCAGGTGCTCGGCGGCTCCACCGACAACGAGTACTCCCACTTCAACTGGCGCGCGACGCACGAGGACCTGCTGAACATCCCGTTCCCGATGTTCGCTGACGTGCGCCACGACCTCATCCGCGCCCTCGGCGTGGAAAACGCGGACGGCGTGTGCGACCGCGCGACGTTCATCATCGACCCGGACGGCATCATCCAGTTCGTCTCCGTCACCCCGGACGCCGTCGGCCGCAACGTCGACGAGGTGCTGCGCGTGCTCGACGCGCTGCAGTCCGAGGAGGTCTGCGCCTGCGACTGGCAGAAGAACGACCCGACGAAGAACATCGACAAGATGGCCGTGGTCCAGGAGTCCCTGAAGTAA